A genome region from Fibrobacter sp. includes the following:
- a CDS encoding HU family DNA-binding protein, with protein sequence MPNITKQALIQEIAKSTGFVRNDIKTVVEQFLDLVGEKLIEGNTIEIRGFGTFACKPRKARPARNPRTGETVQIEERMVPTFKFSNDIKDKINALEGVIGEAVEEPEEVAIESEI encoded by the coding sequence GTGCCCAATATAACAAAACAAGCCCTTATTCAAGAGATCGCCAAGTCCACCGGATTTGTGCGAAACGATATCAAGACCGTCGTCGAGCAGTTCCTCGACCTGGTCGGCGAGAAGCTTATCGAAGGCAACACCATCGAGATCCGCGGCTTTGGCACTTTCGCCTGCAAGCCCCGCAAGGCCCGTCCCGCGCGCAACCCGCGTACCGGCGAAACGGTGCAGATCGAAGAACGCATGGTGCCCACCTTCAAGTTCAGCAACGACATCAAGGACAAGATCAACGCCCTCGAAGGTGTCATCGGCGAAGCCGTCGAAGAACCCGAAGAAGTCGCGATCGAATCCGAGATCTAG